The proteins below are encoded in one region of Winogradskyella helgolandensis:
- a CDS encoding DNA alkylation repair protein, with the protein MTYTEIINGLYDLQDKDIVAFKAKKFGVISNNSLGIYHKDLKVIAKDIGSDNELALQLFESGIYEARLLCSKLFKPKAVTEDLMEKWVKTFENWEICDSFCMGLFSKSDFALAKILEWSKREPEFEKRAAFATLASYCMADKTSDNKLFEQFFAIIKREVNDDRIYVKKAVNWALRNIGKRNIDLNRKAIEVANEILEFESKSAQWIAKNALTELQKEGIRMSDYPRAIYRIPVVKVH; encoded by the coding sequence ATGACTTACACTGAAATCATAAACGGTCTATATGACCTACAAGATAAAGATATAGTGGCATTTAAGGCAAAGAAATTCGGAGTTATCTCAAATAATTCTCTAGGCATTTATCATAAAGATTTAAAAGTAATAGCCAAGGACATTGGTTCGGATAATGAACTCGCTTTACAACTTTTTGAAAGCGGTATTTATGAAGCCCGTCTATTATGCAGTAAACTATTTAAACCCAAAGCTGTTACAGAAGACCTCATGGAAAAATGGGTAAAGACCTTTGAGAATTGGGAAATTTGCGATTCCTTTTGCATGGGATTGTTTTCAAAAAGTGACTTTGCATTAGCCAAAATATTAGAATGGTCAAAAAGAGAGCCAGAATTTGAAAAAAGGGCAGCTTTTGCCACTTTAGCATCGTATTGCATGGCAGACAAAACTTCAGATAATAAATTATTTGAGCAATTCTTTGCAATTATAAAAAGAGAAGTCAACGACGATAGAATATACGTTAAAAAAGCAGTGAATTGGGCTTTAAGAAACATCGGTAAACGCAATATCGATCTTAATAGAAAAGCCATAGAAGTAGCCAATGAAATCCTAGAATTTGAAAGTAAATCAGCCCAATGGATTGCCAAAAATGCTTTAACCGAATTACAGAAAGAAGGCATAAGAATGTCAGATTATCCGAGAGCTATTTATAGAATTCCGGTTGTTAAGGTTCACTAA
- a CDS encoding VOC family protein, with amino-acid sequence MKLKPKSIRPFIGAKDYKLSREFYKDLGFQEFVISHNMSVFKTGEFTFYLQDYYTKDWIDNTMVFLEVDNVQHHLEQLKQSGLVEQYENVRCSEIVYNDWGNEFFLHDPSGILWHFSEFNP; translated from the coding sequence ATGAAACTAAAACCAAAATCCATAAGACCATTTATTGGAGCTAAAGATTATAAGCTTTCAAGAGAATTTTATAAAGATTTAGGCTTTCAAGAATTTGTTATTTCTCATAACATGTCTGTATTTAAAACCGGAGAATTCACCTTTTATTTACAAGATTATTACACCAAAGATTGGATTGATAATACTATGGTTTTTCTTGAAGTAGATAATGTTCAACATCATTTAGAGCAATTGAAACAAAGTGGTTTAGTTGAACAGTATGAAAACGTGAGATGTTCAGAAATTGTCTATAACGATTGGGGAAATGAGTTTTTTCTTCATGACCCTTCGGGTATACTTTGGCATTTTAGCGAATTCAACCCATAA
- a CDS encoding YtxH domain-containing protein gives MINKGTLVLGALIGAAAGVLLAPDKGSVTREKLKREGRDIKDQITNDFTEVKEDLSKAASSGKEKFKQDLEDFASKSSYKTEQAITFLEKQLAILKEKNKTLQKQV, from the coding sequence ATGATAAATAAAGGAACATTAGTATTAGGAGCATTAATTGGAGCAGCTGCGGGCGTTTTGTTAGCACCAGATAAAGGCAGTGTTACAAGAGAAAAATTAAAAAGAGAGGGTAGAGATATTAAAGATCAAATCACTAATGATTTTACAGAAGTCAAAGAAGACTTATCTAAAGCAGCATCTTCTGGTAAAGAAAAATTCAAACAAGATTTAGAAGATTTTGCTTCAAAATCGAGTTACAAAACTGAGCAGGCTATCACCTTTTTAGAAAAGCAATTAGCAATCCTCAAAGAAAAAAACAAGACACTACAAAAGCAAGTTTAA